A single Cucumis melo cultivar AY chromosome 4, USDA_Cmelo_AY_1.0, whole genome shotgun sequence DNA region contains:
- the LOC127148990 gene encoding F-box/kelch-repeat protein At3g23880-like has product MAHSQQINSILKKKGQRQINLYCSVPPPFSVVLGSSPSFFIKDINSLAILRRSSFSTTATSSGRVSLIVFLVSLLIHQSLSAVRSHHTGERDTVIEILSKLPPESLLRFKSVCKSWYALIDNPKFVTKHLLNSFSHKHVLIKRALTNSSREQELVFSILKFSFDRSLSIMNINLPFQEIDPLLEICGHSHGLVCLTDCDDAFLVNPMTKQSRKLPPSILIFRTGSYDPYSYSAVPFSIGFGYDAKSNDFKVVRIVSFRGYSTMVMCPHMRVEIYDLSKDKWREIEAPPFCGDAHCTPHFDMYHEGTFYFWGHGESSIFEADHIVTFDMSQEVFSKISVPESYDDKKHKTSLGVLNRSMVLFVYPFESNEKNIDIWEMEKNESSVVSWSKLLTIDPTLGIEHPLLFVSSEELLMESSEGHVIMYNTKTHRFKKLPIEGEVTYTKPNRFEATDLFIKSLVSVEGGRDMINYAF; this is encoded by the exons ATGGCTCATAGTCAACAAATCAACAGCATTTT aaaaaaaaaaggtcaaagACAGATAAATCTCTATTGCTCTGTACCACCGCCGTTCTCCGTTGTTTTGGGTTCTTCTCCGTCCTTCTTTATAAAAGACATAAACTCACTCGCCATTCTCCGTCGTTCGTCGTTCTCCACCACCGCTACATCGAGTGGCCGCGTGTCGCTCATCGTCTTTCTAGTTTCGCTCCTCATCCATCAATCTCTCTCAGCCGTTCGTAGTCATCACACTGGAGAGAGAG ACACGGTGATTGAAATTCTATCCAAGCTTCCACCAGAATCTCTTCTGCGATTCAAGTCTGTTTGCAAATCCTGGTATGCTCTTATCGACAATCCTAAATTTGTAACAAAACATCTCTTAAATTCATTTTCCCATAAACATGTTCTCATCAAACGTGCCCTCACCAACAGCTCTAGAGAACAAGAACTTGTGTTCTCCATCCTCAAATTTTCTTTCGATCGATCCCTATCTATTATGAACATCAATTTGCCATTCCAAGAGATCGATCCACTTTTAGAAATTTGTGGCCATTCTCACGGCTTAGTTTGTCTTACTGATTGTGACGATGCTTTCCTTGTTAATCCTATGACTAAACAGTCTCGTAAACTTCCGCCCTCAATTCTTATCTTCCGTACTGGTTCTTATGATCCTTACTCTTACTCTGCAGTACCATTTTCTATCGGATTCGGGTATGATGCAAAATCTAACGATTTCAAAGTTGTTAGAATTGTGAGTTTTCGGGGATATTCAACGATGGTGATGTGTCCACATATGAGAGTGGAAATTTATGATTTGAGCAAAGATAAATGGAGGGAAATTGAAGCTCCTCCATTTTGTGGCGATGCGCATTGCACACCTCACTTTGATATGTATCACGAAGGAACATTTTATTTTTGGGGACACGGTGAATCAAGTATTTTCGAAGCGGACCATATTGTAACATTCGACATGAGTCAAGAGGTTTTTAGTAAAATTTCAGTACCGGAGAGTTACGATGACAAAAAGCATAAAACAAGTTTAGGGGTTTTGAATAGATCCATGGTTCTTTTTGTTTATCCATTTGAAAGTAATGAGAAAAATATTGACATTTGGGAGATGGAGAAGAATGAATCTAGTGTTGTTTCGTGGTCGAAGCTATTGACGATTGATCCTACTCTTGGAATTGAACACCCATTGTTGTTTGTAAGCTCTGAAGAACTGTTAATGGAGTCCAGTGAAGGACATGTCATTATGTATAACACTAAAACTCATCGGTTCAAAAAGCTCCCAATAGAAGGGGAAGTAACTTATACAAAACCTAACAGGTTCGAAGCTACTGATCTTTTCATTAAGAGTTTGGTATCTGTGGAAGGAGGAAGAGATATGATCAATTATGCTTTTTAG
- the LOC127148992 gene encoding serine/threonine-protein phosphatase 7 long form homolog has translation MQTYLKDPVDREQQGSIMKWIGKSLVNHSDALSVKSKDTTDVSVLNVHLLLQDTNLRIMDPGPVDDSHLYLQATHRSQSIWDTSSTVVLSCRRREAASQRTIPFDQRIAPYLEATGFLGVSQVGFMQLDWHLITALVERWRPETHTFHMPCGECTITLQDVAVQWELPVDGEPLTGSLRYNWMLICNDYLGVVSPDMKGQRLSLPWLAEQFEELPPDADIVSVQRYARAYIMQLIGGFLFADKSNNLVHCMFLQFLFDFDQAGTYAWGAATLAWLYRELCRASNAQSLEIAGPLMLSMGIRQILHYSSTENVAAFRWSTFEFQMERCSSCI, from the exons ATGCAGACTTACTTAAAGGACCCAGTCGACCGAGAACAACAAGGATCCATAATGAAATGGATTGGAAAGAGTCTGGTCAATCACTCAGATGCACTATCTGTAAAGTCGAAGGACACAACAGACGTATCTGTCCTCAACgtgcatcttcttcttcaagacaCTAATCTTAGGAT AATGGATCCTGGTCCAGTTGATGATAGCCATCTATATCTACAGGCGACCCATAGATCACAGAGCATATGGGATACCTCCTCCACCGTCGTCTTGAGTTGTCGGAGGAGAGAGGCAGCGTCTCAGCGCACCATCCCCTTCGACCAGCGTATTGCACCCTACTTAGAGGCTACTGGATTCCTCGGGGTTTCCCAGGTTGGGTTCATGCAGTTAGATTGGCATTTAATTACTGCATTGGTCGAGCGTTGGAGACCAGAGACCCACACATTTCATATGCCATGTGGGGAGTGCACGATCACCCTGCAGGATGTTGCAGTACAGTGGGAGTTGCCAGTGGATGGGGAGCCTCTAACAGGATCATTAAGGTATAATTGGATGCTTATCTGCAATGATTACTTGGGAGTCGTATCGCCTGACATGAAAGGTCAGCGATTGAGTCTTCCGTGGTTGGCAGAACAGTTCGAAGAATTGCCACCAGATGCTGATATTGTGAGCGTTCAGAGATATGCTCGTGCCTACATCATGCAGTTGATTGGGGGCTTTCTTTTCGCTGATAAGTCAAACAACTTGGTCCACTGTATGTTTCTTCAATTCTTATTTGATTTTGACCAGGCCGGTACGTATGCGTGGGGCGCTGCGACTCTCGCATGGTTATATAGGGAACTCTGTCGAGCGAGTAATGCACAGTCCTTAGAGATCGCTGGCCCATTGATGTTAAGTATGGGCATACGACAGATTCTCCATTATAGCTCCACAGAGAACGTTGCAGCATTCAGATGGTCGACCTTTGAGTTTCAG ATGGAGCGGTGTTCAAGCTGCATCTGA
- the LOC127148993 gene encoding serine/threonine-protein phosphatase 7 long form homolog: MASLPVRCQSGQAVWTYVGPLICFHLVEKHQPDRVLRQFNMLQTPPAISYTDQRLHQIDLRGKHDQDWRRIHAEHIGVWNSRYDFRVEAPTTSEPTVSENYFVWYRSITRRFITQEGAFYHCMYDFVDEVQTFSVEHDIEALGQICDRTTERVDHIIQQTRRLTVADTDRRRMRRRRRRQGDDVVEGDEDN, from the exons ATGGCATCGCTTCCTGTTAGATGTCAGAGTGGTCAAGCGGTTTGGACTTACGTGGGTCCATTGATTTGTTTCCATCTGGTCGAGAAACATCAACCAGATCGCGTATTGCGACAGTTTAATATGTTGCAAACGCCACCAGCGATTAGCTACACAGATCAGAGGTTGCATCAAATAGATTTAAGGGGTAAACATGATCAAGATTGGCGTCGGATTCATGCGGAACATATCGGAGTGTGGAATTCGCGATATGATTTTCGGGTTGAAGCACCTACTACAAGCGAACCGACGGTATCAGAGAACTATTTTGTTTGGTATAGGTCGATTACCAGACGCTTTATCACCCAAGAGGGAGCTTTCTATCATTGCATG TATGATTTTGTTGACGAAGTACAAACTTTCTCCGTGGAACACGATATAGAAGCTTTAGGGCAAATATGTGATAGAACCACAGAGCGCGTAGATCACATTATTCAACAGACTCGACGACTTACTGTTGCTGACACAGATCGTAGACGCATGCGACGTAGACGACGACGGCAAGGCGATGATGTCGTAGAGGGTGATGAGGATAATTAa
- the LOC103486535 gene encoding F-box protein CPR1-like isoform X1, whose translation MVVSDVVIQILSKLPPESLLRFKSVCKSWYALIDDPKFLTKHLLDSFPHKHVLIKRALTNDSGEQELVFSILEFSLYRSVSIMDINMPFQEIDPSLEICGHSHGLVCLSNLDDVFLVNPMTRQFRKLPPSILISRVDPDVYSAIAFSIGFGYDAKSSNFKVVRIVSCRGNFVANFGQMTRVEIYDLSKGKWREIEAPLFCDRAFCTPTFDMYHEGIFYFWGYGESRLSTADHIITFDMSQEVCGKISVPESYDDKKHKTSLGVLNSSIVLFVYPFESNEKNIDIWEMKKDESSVVSWSKLLTIDPTLGIEHPLLFVSSEELLMESSEGHVIMYNTKTQESKKLPIEGEALYGIPNRFQAIDLFIKSLVSVEGGRDIINYDI comes from the coding sequence ATGGTGGTTTCTGATGTGGTGATTCAAATTCTATCCAAGCTTCCACCAGAATCTCTTCTTCGATTCAAGTCTGTTTGCAAATCATGGTATGCTCTTATCGACGATCCTAAATTTTTAACAAAACATCTGTTAGATTCTTTTCCTCATAAACATGTTCTCATCAAACGTGCCCTCACCAACGACTCTGGTGAACAAGAACTTGTGTTCTCCATCCTCGAATTTTCTCTCTATCGATCCGTGTCTATTATGGACATCAACATGCCATTCCAAGAGATCGATCCATCTTTAGAAATTTGTGGCCATTCTCACGGCTTAGTTTGTCTTAGCAATCTTGACGATGTTTTCCTCGTTAATCCTATGACTAGACAATTTCGTAAACTTCCACCTTCGATTCTTATCTCCCGTGTTGATCCTGATGTTTACTCTGCAATAGCATTTAGTATCGGATTCGGGTATGATGCAAAATCTAGCAATTTCAAAGTTGTTAGAATTGTGAGTTGTCGAGGAAACTTTGTAGCAAACTTTGGACAAATGACGAGAGTGGAAATTTATGATTTGAGCAAAGGAAAATGGAGAGAAATTGAAGCTCCTCTTTTTTGTGACCGTGCATTTTGCACACCTACATTTGATATGTATCACGAaggaatattttatttttggggATATGGTGAGTCAAGACTTTCCACAGCGGACCATATTATAACATTTGACATGAGTCAAGAGGTTTGTGGTAAAATTTCAGTACCAGAGAGTTACGATGACAAAAAGCATAAAACAAGTTTAGGGGTTTTGAATAGTTCCATTGTTCTTTTTGTTTATCCATTTGAAAGTAATGAGAAAAATATTGACATTTGGGAGATGAAGAAGGATGAATCTAGTGTTGTTTCGTGGTCAAAGCTATTGACGATTGATCCTACTCTTGGAATTGAACACCCATTGTTGTTTGTAAGCTCTGAAGAACTGTTAATGGAGTCCAGTGAAGGACATGTGATTATGTATAACACTAAAACTCAAGAGTCCAAAAAGCTCCCAATAGAAGGGGAAGCACTTTATGGAATACCTAACAGGTTCCAAGCTATTGATCTTTTTATCAAAAGTTTGGTGTCTGTGGAAGGAGGAAGAGATATAATCAATTATGATATTTAG